A region of Elusimicrobiota bacterium DNA encodes the following proteins:
- a CDS encoding acetate kinase, producing MKVLIVNCGSSSVKYTFYEMDTEKNLAKGIVECIGLPEAYFKQESITGDDIKELCQVKNHMEAIELIIEKLLSAGPQVIKEISEITAIGHRVVHGGDKFSDSVLVNNEVMKGLRECFAIAPLHTPHHYAGIEACQKLLPGVPEVVVFDTAFHQTIPQYAYLYPLPYSLYEKYHIRRYGFHGTSHKYVAYRAAEILKKPITELKLITCHLGNGCSITAIENGKSIDTSMGFTPLEGLMMGTRCGDIDPAIIVHLMMHENISAEDLNTLLNKKSGLLGVSGLTNDMRTILKAVASGSEKAKLALDMFCYRIKKYISFYFGILNGTDAIIFTAGIGENSPTIRENSLKGLDNLGIIVDKDANLNITAEEKIISSAVSKVKVLVIPTNEELMIARETLRVLTNS from the coding sequence ATGAAAGTATTAATCGTAAACTGCGGTTCGTCTTCGGTAAAATATACTTTTTATGAAATGGATACTGAAAAAAATCTTGCTAAAGGTATAGTTGAATGCATAGGACTTCCTGAGGCATATTTTAAGCAGGAGTCCATTACCGGTGACGATATCAAGGAATTGTGCCAAGTAAAAAATCATATGGAAGCCATTGAGCTTATTATCGAAAAGCTTCTTAGCGCAGGACCGCAGGTAATAAAAGAAATCAGCGAGATCACTGCTATCGGGCATAGGGTTGTGCACGGCGGAGACAAGTTTTCTGATTCGGTTCTGGTAAATAACGAAGTAATGAAAGGTTTAAGGGAATGTTTTGCCATAGCGCCGCTTCACACTCCTCATCATTATGCAGGTATAGAAGCGTGCCAAAAACTATTGCCCGGGGTTCCTGAAGTTGTTGTGTTTGATACTGCTTTTCATCAGACTATACCGCAGTATGCATACCTTTATCCGCTTCCTTACAGCCTTTACGAAAAATATCATATAAGACGATACGGTTTTCACGGGACATCTCATAAATATGTCGCATATAGAGCAGCTGAAATTCTTAAGAAACCCATAACAGAATTAAAACTTATAACTTGCCACTTAGGAAACGGTTGCAGCATAACAGCAATTGAAAATGGCAAATCTATTGACACATCAATGGGTTTTACGCCTTTGGAAGGGCTAATGATGGGGACCCGATGCGGAGATATTGATCCGGCCATTATTGTACATCTTATGATGCACGAAAATATTTCAGCGGAAGATCTTAACACCCTGCTTAATAAAAAAAGCGGCCTTTTGGGAGTGTCAGGACTAACGAATGATATGAGAACGATACTAAAGGCGGTAGCCAGCGGTTCTGAAAAGGCAAAACTAGCTTTGGATATGTTCTGTTACAGGATAAAAAAATATATTTCTTTCTATTTCGGAATTTTAAACGGAACCGATGCTATAATTTTTACCGCCGGTATAGGTGAAAATTCTCCGACAATAAGGGAAAATTCTCTAAAAGGCCTTGATAATCTTGGAATTATCGTTGATAAAGATGCAAACTTAAATATTACTGCTGAAGAAAAAATCATTTCTTCGGCTGTTTCAAAAGTTAAAGTTTTGGTAATTCCTACTAATGAAGAGTTAATGATAGCAAGAGAAACTTTAAGGGTATTGACAAACTCATGA
- a CDS encoding cytochrome c biogenesis protein CcdA — METIGKFPLIASFLAGIMTFLSPCILPLIPAYLFYITGISLEELRKEEKSITKVFLNSVFFVFGFSVIFILLGISASFLGNIVVSGKNIIRFVGGGVVIIFGLHITGIFTIPFLYFQKNIKISRVSVGYFGSFLIGVAFAMGWTPCIGPILSSILILASTQGTVFKGTLLLIFYSIGIAIPFLLTALFINWSLSVFEKIKKYFRVIEIISGIILIIVGILIITDNFNRLTILFIRIFS; from the coding sequence ATGGAAACAATTGGTAAATTTCCTTTAATTGCAAGTTTTTTGGCAGGGATAATGACTTTTTTGAGTCCGTGCATATTACCTTTAATCCCTGCATACCTTTTCTACATCACGGGCATTTCGCTTGAAGAACTTAGGAAAGAAGAAAAATCAATAACAAAAGTTTTTCTTAATTCGGTTTTTTTTGTTTTCGGTTTCAGCGTTATTTTTATCCTGCTTGGTATTTCAGCAAGTTTTTTGGGAAATATAGTGGTTTCCGGAAAAAATATTATAAGATTTGTCGGGGGAGGTGTAGTTATTATTTTTGGCCTTCATATTACGGGGATATTCACGATTCCTTTTCTTTACTTTCAGAAAAATATTAAAATTAGCAGAGTATCTGTTGGATATTTCGGCTCATTTTTAATCGGAGTTGCATTTGCGATGGGCTGGACTCCATGCATAGGACCTATTCTTTCGTCAATTTTAATCTTGGCATCAACTCAAGGTACGGTATTTAAGGGAACATTGCTTTTGATTTTTTATTCTATTGGCATTGCGATCCCATTTTTACTGACAGCACTATTTATAAATTGGTCACTGTCTGTATTTGAAAAAATTAAAAAGTATTTTAGAGTCATTGAAATAATTTCAGGGATAATTTTAATTATTGTAGGTATTTTAATAATCACCGATAATTTTAACCGGTTGACAATATTATTTATCCGTATTTTCAGCTAA
- a CDS encoding DUF177 domain-containing protein produces MNDFFINPSELKDGLKIEKFIEKYSCKDLEEYTSDQKLSISFKAELFGEEVLVTGEIKGQIALKCFSCNEKFNYNIKTDIAQSFSSKTDLIDLEEEIRQLLILNLPNKPLCKENCLGLCPQCGKNLNIVKCGCQKQPSIDRWGKLKELLKNK; encoded by the coding sequence ATGAATGACTTTTTTATAAATCCGTCGGAATTAAAAGACGGATTAAAAATAGAAAAATTCATTGAAAAATATAGCTGTAAAGACTTAGAAGAATATACTAGCGATCAAAAACTATCAATTTCTTTTAAGGCCGAACTCTTTGGCGAAGAGGTTTTAGTTACAGGGGAAATCAAGGGGCAAATAGCGCTTAAATGTTTTTCCTGTAATGAGAAATTTAATTATAACATCAAAACTGATATAGCACAGTCTTTTTCGTCAAAAACTGATTTAATAGATCTGGAAGAAGAAATTAGGCAGTTATTGATTTTAAATCTTCCGAACAAGCCGCTATGTAAAGAAAATTGTTTGGGTCTTTGCCCTCAATGCGGCAAAAATTTAAATATCGTAAAATGCGGTTGTCAAAAACAACCTTCAATTGACCGATGGGGTAAGTTAAAGGAACTGCTCAAAAATAAGTAG
- the ndk gene encoding nucleoside-diphosphate kinase, protein MERTCVIIKPDGIGKKVVGEIIKSFESEGLKLLGMKMVWPDRSTIENFYDVHRGKYFFEFFINFMTSGPIIVTAWEGENAVFGVRNIIGSTDSMEAAPGTLRRMFGTDGRKNLVHASDSVENGIKEIKFFFKNGEIIDYSPEEWKKG, encoded by the coding sequence ATGGAAAGAACTTGTGTGATCATCAAGCCTGACGGAATCGGTAAAAAAGTTGTAGGTGAAATAATAAAAAGCTTTGAAAGCGAGGGTTTAAAACTTCTTGGGATGAAAATGGTTTGGCCGGACCGTTCAACGATTGAAAATTTTTATGACGTTCATCGCGGGAAATATTTTTTTGAATTTTTTATCAATTTTATGACTTCGGGACCTATAATAGTAACCGCGTGGGAAGGGGAAAATGCTGTTTTTGGTGTCCGAAACATAATAGGCTCAACCGATTCAATGGAAGCTGCCCCGGGAACTTTAAGGCGTATGTTCGGCACTGACGGCAGAAAAAATCTTGTTCACGCATCAGATTCAGTTGAAAACGGAATTAAAGAAATAAAATTTTTCTTTAAAAACGGCGAAATAATTGATTATAGTCCTGAAGAATGGAAAAAGGGGTAA
- a CDS encoding isocitrate/isopropylmalate dehydrogenase family protein, with the protein MAPHKVTLIPGDGTGPEIAEATKNVIDATGVKIEWEYADAGSDVMEKYGTPLPKITLDSIRKNKVALKGPITTPIGTGFRSVNVAIRKELDLYCCLRPCKTYAGVKSRYENIDLVVVRENTEDLYTGVEFRASSPEAEEIIKLSKNKIREKSAISIKPISKFGSERIVKFAFDYAVKNKRKKVTAVTKANIMKFTDGLFLDTAKEVAKNYEGKIEYEERLIDNMCMQLVLKPHLYDVIVLPNLYGDILSDLCAGLVGGLGVAPGANFGNDYAVFEAVHGSAPKYKGLNKVNPTALILSGKLMLEYLGETKAAKKLDEAVVKVISEGKNVTYDLGGKAGTKEMAEAIIKEMR; encoded by the coding sequence ATGGCACCTCATAAAGTTACTTTAATACCCGGGGACGGCACAGGCCCTGAAATTGCTGAAGCAACAAAAAATGTAATAGATGCTACCGGGGTAAAAATTGAATGGGAATATGCCGACGCGGGTTCCGATGTTATGGAAAAATACGGGACCCCGCTTCCTAAAATCACACTGGATTCTATTAGAAAAAACAAAGTCGCACTAAAAGGCCCCATAACCACGCCAATTGGAACCGGTTTCCGTTCAGTAAATGTTGCAATACGTAAAGAGCTGGATCTATACTGTTGTTTAAGACCGTGCAAAACCTATGCAGGAGTTAAGTCAAGATATGAAAATATTGACTTGGTCGTAGTAAGAGAAAACACTGAAGATTTATACACAGGAGTGGAATTTCGTGCGAGTTCTCCTGAAGCTGAAGAAATCATTAAACTATCCAAGAATAAAATAAGAGAAAAATCCGCTATATCAATAAAGCCTATTTCAAAGTTTGGGTCCGAAAGAATTGTTAAATTTGCATTTGATTACGCAGTAAAAAATAAAAGAAAAAAAGTTACAGCGGTAACAAAAGCTAACATAATGAAGTTTACTGACGGCCTTTTTTTGGATACGGCAAAGGAAGTAGCAAAAAATTACGAAGGGAAAATTGAATATGAAGAACGCTTGATTGACAATATGTGCATGCAGCTGGTTCTAAAGCCTCATCTTTACGATGTAATTGTATTGCCTAATCTTTACGGGGACATTCTTTCTGACCTTTGTGCCGGGCTTGTCGGAGGATTAGGGGTAGCGCCCGGAGCTAATTTCGGCAATGATTATGCTGTTTTTGAAGCAGTTCATGGGTCTGCCCCGAAATATAAAGGCCTAAATAAAGTAAATCCTACAGCGCTGATTCTTTCGGGTAAACTGATGCTTGAATATCTCGGAGAAACAAAAGCTGCCAAAAAACTTGATGAGGCAGTAGTTAAGGTTATATCTGAAGGAAAAAACGTTACATATGATCTTGGCGGAAAAGCAGGAACAAAAGAAATGGCTGAAGCTATTATTAAAGAAATGAGGTAA
- a CDS encoding ketoacyl-ACP synthase III: MSKFGVKILGTGSSVPDKILTNSELEKMVQTTDEWITSRTGIKERRIADKNTATSDLAIGAAKKALAEAKIKPEELDAIIVATITPDMFFPSTACLIQKAINAKNAFTFDLSAACSGFIYGLAVAKNFIENGFCKNILLIGAETLSKITDWKDRNTSVLFGDGAGAMVLSRSETENNILSVYLGADGTYADLLYLPGGGSRNPSTEETVKNRMHYIKMEGKEVFKVAIIKMIEAAQKALDLAKIKCEEISLLIPHQANLRIIEAITKRMGLPKEKVFVNLHKYGNVSAATTIIAFDEALKEGKVKKGDIVELVAFVGGFTWASAVLKI, encoded by the coding sequence ATGAGCAAATTTGGAGTAAAAATTCTTGGAACCGGATCATCCGTTCCTGATAAAATATTAACCAATTCCGAATTAGAAAAAATGGTTCAGACTACTGATGAATGGATAACTTCAAGAACCGGAATAAAAGAAAGGCGTATAGCTGATAAAAATACTGCAACGTCAGACCTAGCGATAGGGGCAGCTAAAAAAGCTCTGGCGGAAGCTAAAATAAAACCCGAAGAGTTAGATGCAATAATAGTCGCAACTATTACTCCGGATATGTTTTTTCCTTCAACTGCTTGTTTGATACAAAAAGCTATAAATGCCAAAAATGCTTTTACTTTTGACCTTTCAGCGGCTTGCAGCGGATTTATTTACGGCTTGGCGGTTGCTAAAAATTTTATAGAAAACGGTTTTTGCAAAAATATACTTTTGATTGGTGCTGAAACTTTATCTAAAATTACTGATTGGAAAGACCGAAACACTTCTGTTTTATTTGGCGACGGTGCAGGAGCGATGGTATTAAGCCGATCAGAAACAGAAAACAATATTTTGTCAGTATATCTGGGAGCCGATGGAACTTACGCAGATCTTTTATATCTTCCCGGGGGAGGATCAAGGAATCCTTCTACGGAAGAAACAGTAAAAAACAGAATGCATTATATAAAAATGGAAGGAAAAGAAGTATTTAAAGTTGCAATAATTAAAATGATAGAGGCGGCTCAAAAAGCTCTTGATTTAGCCAAAATAAAATGCGAAGAAATTTCTCTATTAATACCCCATCAGGCAAATCTTAGAATTATTGAAGCAATTACCAAAAGAATGGGCCTCCCAAAAGAAAAAGTTTTTGTTAATCTTCATAAATATGGAAATGTTTCCGCGGCAACAACCATAATTGCATTTGATGAAGCGCTGAAAGAAGGGAAAGTTAAAAAGGGAGATATTGTTGAGCTGGTGGCCTTTGTCGGCGGATTTACCTGGGCATCGGCTGTATTAAAAATATGA
- the plsX gene encoding phosphate acyltransferase PlsX → MKIALDVMGGDHAPLVTIEGAINAAKEFQHEIILVGRENIILSELKKYKTKNLNIKIENASEVIDMDELPAQAVRQKKDSSLVVAAKLVADGKAEAFISAGNSGAAMASALLHMGRIPGVSRPAIATLFPTLEGLCILLDVGANVDCKPKHLQQFAIMGSLFMKEVKGIDNPKVGLASIGEEDTKGNELTLAAFELIKKSNVNFIGNIEGRDISRGKAEVVVCDGFVGNIILKYAEGAVEMLLKLIKSELKSYPITWVSLPFLWAALKDLRKKLDYTEYGGAPLLGVNGACLICHGRSNAKAIKNAFFSAAKYVEKGVTKAIADEMSKIENNETE, encoded by the coding sequence ATGAAAATAGCCTTAGATGTTATGGGGGGAGATCACGCACCCCTAGTAACAATTGAAGGTGCTATTAATGCGGCCAAAGAATTTCAGCATGAAATTATTCTTGTTGGCCGGGAAAATATAATTCTTTCGGAACTAAAAAAATACAAGACAAAAAATTTAAATATAAAAATTGAAAATGCCAGTGAAGTAATAGATATGGATGAATTGCCTGCTCAGGCAGTAAGGCAGAAAAAGGATTCGTCTTTGGTTGTTGCAGCAAAATTGGTGGCCGACGGTAAAGCTGAGGCTTTTATATCGGCAGGAAATTCCGGGGCAGCAATGGCATCGGCCTTACTGCATATGGGCAGAATACCTGGGGTCAGCCGGCCTGCTATTGCAACATTATTTCCGACTCTTGAAGGCCTATGTATTTTATTGGATGTAGGGGCAAATGTAGACTGCAAACCAAAACATCTTCAGCAATTTGCAATTATGGGCAGTCTTTTTATGAAAGAAGTTAAGGGAATAGATAATCCTAAGGTAGGATTAGCATCCATCGGAGAAGAAGATACCAAGGGGAACGAATTGACGCTGGCAGCTTTTGAGCTTATTAAAAAATCAAACGTTAATTTTATCGGAAATATTGAAGGAAGAGACATAAGTAGGGGAAAAGCGGAAGTAGTAGTTTGCGACGGTTTTGTAGGCAATATAATACTTAAGTACGCTGAAGGTGCAGTTGAAATGCTGCTAAAATTAATAAAAAGCGAGCTTAAATCTTATCCCATAACTTGGGTTTCGTTACCTTTCCTTTGGGCCGCTTTAAAAGATTTGAGAAAAAAACTTGATTACACTGAATATGGCGGAGCTCCTCTTTTAGGAGTTAACGGAGCTTGTTTAATTTGTCATGGCAGATCAAACGCTAAAGCAATTAAAAACGCTTTCTTTTCTGCTGCGAAATATGTTGAAAAAGGCGTTACTAAAGCTATTGCTGACGAAATGTCTAAAATTGAAAATAATGAAACTGAGTAG